One Campylobacter concisus DNA segment encodes these proteins:
- a CDS encoding twin-arginine translocation signal domain-containing protein produces MQGSRRDFLKKSLKVGTAGGILAVSAIAKTTSDDLAPDGNGVVVGKSNKKEVLYKKSKNWETYYKIAY; encoded by the coding sequence ATGCAAGGATCAAGAAGAGATTTTTTAAAGAAATCTCTAAAAGTTGGTACTGCTGGCGGAATACTCGCAGTTTCTGCAATAGCAAAAACAACTAGTGATGACTTAGCTCCTGATGGCAATGGCGTCGTCGTTGGCAAGTCAAATAAAAAAGAGGTGCTTTATAAAAAAAGTAAGAACTGGGAAACCTACTATAAAATCGCATACTAA